From one Candidatus Nealsonbacteria bacterium CG07_land_8_20_14_0_80_39_13 genomic stretch:
- the murA gene encoding UDP-N-acetylglucosamine 1-carboxyvinyltransferase, with translation MTYSFFYYTLKKERRKEAKKIIKNMAENFIIRGGVPLSGTVTVSGYKNAAGAILAASLLTEKESVIDNVPLVSDVLNQIEMMEKMGAKIEWLGRNKIKIDPKNIDPKRISSELFEKMRVSVLMIGPLLTRFKELRVPKPGGDKIGLRPITTHLEALKNFGVKIQEKDGFYIFKAPQKMTGKRIVLKEFSVTATENLMMMAVLVKGKTKIEIAAAEPQVQDLGKMLINMGADIKGVGTHTIEIEGVKELSGAKHSICSDPLEVGAFMVAMAITGGSGTIKNVCPDHLSFFFEKMKEIGVNFNVLEDSILMKPCGKFKATKIQALPYPGFPTDLQPHISVLLTQAEGKSLIHEPLYENRFLYMQELRKMGADIEVTDPHRALIFGKRTLLGGNKMISSDIRAGAALVLAALTSKGESIVSGVSQINRGHEDLVKKLRHLGANIREV, from the coding sequence TTGACATATTCATTTTTTTATTATACACTGAAAAAGGAAAGAAGGAAAGAAGCAAAAAAAATAATTAAAAATATGGCTGAAAATTTTATCATAAGGGGTGGAGTTCCTCTTTCGGGAACAGTTACTGTTTCCGGCTACAAAAATGCGGCCGGAGCGATTTTAGCTGCCTCTCTTTTGACTGAAAAAGAATCCGTTATTGACAATGTCCCTCTTGTTTCAGACGTCCTAAACCAAATAGAGATGATGGAAAAAATGGGGGCGAAAATTGAATGGCTGGGAAGGAATAAAATAAAAATAGATCCGAAAAATATTGACCCGAAAAGAATATCTTCGGAATTGTTTGAAAAGATGAGAGTCTCGGTTCTGATGATCGGTCCCCTCTTAACCAGATTTAAAGAATTAAGGGTGCCTAAACCGGGAGGAGATAAAATCGGACTAAGGCCGATAACCACTCATTTGGAAGCTTTAAAAAATTTCGGAGTAAAAATTCAAGAAAAAGACGGCTTCTACATATTTAAAGCTCCTCAAAAAATGACCGGAAAAAGAATCGTCCTTAAGGAATTTTCTGTTACGGCAACGGAAAACTTAATGATGATGGCTGTTTTGGTCAAGGGAAAAACAAAAATTGAGATTGCCGCCGCTGAACCGCAGGTCCAGGATCTGGGAAAAATGCTGATCAATATGGGAGCTGACATCAAAGGAGTCGGAACCCATACCATTGAAATTGAAGGCGTTAAAGAATTGTCAGGAGCAAAGCACTCTATTTGTTCTGATCCGCTTGAAGTCGGCGCTTTTATGGTCGCTATGGCCATCACCGGAGGATCAGGAACGATAAAAAATGTCTGCCCTGACCACTTATCTTTCTTTTTTGAAAAAATGAAAGAAATAGGAGTGAATTTCAACGTTCTCGAAGATAGTATTCTGATGAAACCATGCGGGAAATTTAAAGCGACAAAAATACAAGCTCTCCCTTATCCGGGATTTCCAACCGACCTCCAGCCACACATTTCAGTTCTCCTCACTCAAGCCGAAGGGAAAAGTTTAATCCACGAACCGCTTTACGAGAACAGATTTCTTTATATGCAGGAATTAAGGAAGATGGGGGCTGACATTGAAGTTACCGACCCTCACCGAGCTTTAATTTTTGGGAAAAGAACGCTTCTGGGAGGCAATAAAATGATCTCGTCTGATATCAGAGCGGGCGCAGCTTTAGTTTTAGCGGCTTTGACTTCAAAGGGAGAGAGTATTGTAAGTGGCGTTTCTCAAATCAACCGCGGACACGAAGATTTGGTAAAAAAACTACGCCATCTCGGCGCCAATATCAGGGAAGTTTAA
- a CDS encoding phosphomannomutase: protein MVKINPFVFRNYDIRGVVDKDLDAEKVEAIGKAYGAFLRRRKIRQAVVGRDCRLSGPSYQKALMKGMIDMGIDIIDIGMVMTQMMYFAQYRFQANGGVMITASHNPANYNGFKMGIGYSLTTGPEEVREIKEIVEKESYFKSEKIGTIKKADVTEDYYKDILKRVCLKKKFRVVVDSGCGTTGIYIPEILKRAGCEVIGKNLKVDGSFPIGTPDPTSKNVMDRVGKVVLEEKADIGLAFDGDGDRIGTVDEKGRILWNDVLVAIFAKEILERFPGSKIIYNTLCSQVVPEVIKENNGIPIVWRTGHSFIKSKIALENAAFGGELSGHFFFADNAYGHDDGSYAALRILEYLSEKNLSLSRLYESFPKFISSPEIKMGCPDDKKIEVVRNLSVIFKKDFPNAKIIDDKIIPGDDGVRADFDDGMIIFRYSQNGPYLTVKFEAKTEKIYEERKKYVREMLKSYPEMIWEDELCVNLESLN from the coding sequence ATGGTTAAAATAAATCCTTTTGTTTTTAGAAATTACGATATTCGGGGCGTAGTTGACAAAGACCTTGATGCGGAAAAAGTTGAAGCCATCGGCAAAGCTTATGGCGCATTCCTGCGCCGAAGAAAAATTCGGCAGGCTGTTGTCGGCCGAGATTGCCGATTGAGCGGTCCTTCTTATCAGAAAGCTTTGATGAAAGGCATGATAGATATGGGAATTGATATCATTGATATCGGCATGGTTATGACGCAGATGATGTATTTTGCTCAATATAGATTCCAAGCCAATGGCGGAGTAATGATAACCGCTTCCCATAATCCGGCCAATTACAACGGCTTTAAGATGGGCATCGGCTATTCCCTCACTACCGGCCCGGAAGAAGTGCGGGAAATAAAAGAAATAGTTGAAAAAGAATCCTACTTTAAATCTGAAAAAATCGGAACCATTAAAAAAGCGGATGTCACTGAAGATTATTATAAAGATATCCTAAAAAGAGTCTGTCTAAAGAAAAAATTCAGAGTCGTAGTTGATTCCGGATGCGGAACAACAGGGATTTATATTCCGGAGATTTTAAAACGAGCCGGATGCGAAGTTATCGGAAAAAATCTGAAAGTAGATGGGAGTTTTCCAATCGGCACACCTGACCCAACGTCAAAAAACGTCATGGACAGAGTCGGAAAAGTAGTGCTGGAAGAAAAAGCTGACATAGGCTTAGCTTTCGACGGTGATGGAGACAGAATAGGAACCGTTGATGAAAAGGGTCGTATCCTGTGGAACGATGTGCTGGTGGCTATTTTCGCCAAAGAAATACTGGAAAGATTCCCCGGCTCAAAAATAATTTACAATACCCTGTGCTCTCAAGTCGTCCCTGAAGTCATAAAAGAAAACAATGGCATCCCGATTGTTTGGCGAACAGGCCATTCCTTTATCAAATCAAAAATCGCCTTAGAAAATGCCGCTTTTGGCGGAGAGCTTTCCGGACATTTCTTTTTTGCCGACAATGCCTACGGTCACGATGACGGATCTTATGCGGCTTTAAGAATACTTGAATATCTATCAGAGAAAAATCTTTCTTTGAGCAGGCTTTATGAAAGTTTCCCTAAATTTATTTCCTCTCCGGAGATAAAAATGGGATGTCCGGATGACAAAAAAATAGAAGTCGTCAGAAATTTATCCGTTATATTCAAAAAAGATTTCCCGAACGCCAAGATTATTGATGATAAAATCATCCCCGGAGATGATGGCGTGCGGGCGGACTTTGACGACGGAATGATAATTTTCCGCTATTCGCAAAATGGCCCCTATTTGACTGTAAAATTTGAAGCCAAGACAGAAAAAATTTACGAGGAACGAAAAAAATACGTCAGAGAAATGCTTAAAAGCTACCCGGAAATGATTTGGGAGGATGAGTTATGCGTTAATTTAGAATCGCTGAATTAA